The sequence below is a genomic window from Mycobacterium spongiae.
CGGACCGGCACCGAGCGCCGCCGGCGCGCCGTGCATCGCGCGCAACACCCACCCGCCGGCGGCCAGGGAAACGGTGCCGGCGGCCAGCCGTAGCGACCGGCGAATCATGACGACTACGCCCCCTGAAACTTTGGCGGCCGCTTCTCCACCCGCGCGATCTGCGCCTCGACGACATCTTGGCTGCCCCAGGCTCTGTCGAAGAGCTCCTTGTGCACGGGACCCGCCTCTTCGATGGCCCCGTCGTCGTTCAGCACCCGCTTGGCGTGCTGTATCGCCAGCGGTGCCAGGCCCGCAATCTCGGCTGCCCAGGCTTGCGCATCGGCCAGCGTCCCCAGGCGGTTGGCCATTCCGGTGTGCAGCGCCAGGTCCGCGGTGAGCTTCTCCGCGGTCAGCAGCATCGCACGGGCCCTTCCGTGTCCAACCAGCGACGACAGCCGGCGGATGCTCCAGTTATCCAGGGCAAGACCGTATTTCGACGTCGGGAACT
It includes:
- a CDS encoding enoyl-CoA hydratase; this translates as MIGITQVEAVMTIELQRAERRNALNSQLVDELREAIQGAGDGSVRVIVLTGQGTVFCAGADLSGDAFAADYPDRLIELHRVMDAAPMPVIGAVNGPAIGAGLQLAMQCDLRVVAPEAFFQFPTSKYGLALDNWSIRRLSSLVGHGRARAMLLTAEKLTADLALHTGMANRLGTLADAQAWAAEIAGLAPLAIQHAKRVLNDDGAIEEAGPVHKELFDRAWGSQDVVEAQIARVEKRPPKFQGA